The Deltaproteobacteria bacterium genomic interval GCGGGCGGGGCGCGCCGCGGTCCCGCGCCCCGCCGCCGCCGTCAGTCACACAGCTTCTTGTCGAGCTTGCACAGCTTCGCCTCGAGTTCGGCGATGCGCCGCTCGAGCTTGTCAATCCGGCCGTCGGGGTCGGCCCCGAACGCCCGCCCGAACCACATCATGCCGGGCCCGTCTCCGTCGAAGTCGAACCGGAACCTGCCCGGCCCCATCTTGGTCATCGGCCCCATGCCCATCGCGCCCATCGCCTTGTCGACGTCGACCGCGTCGCGCTGGAGCGTCGCGGTCAGCGCGCGGCGCTTGCCGTCGCGCACGACGACCACCGCGACCTTGTCGCCCTTGCGCCGCCCGGACAGCGCCTTCCACACGTCCCACGGCGTGTCGATGTTCTTGCCGGCGACCGCCACGATCACGTCGCCGACGCGCACACCCGCGCGCGCGGCCGGGCTGTTCGGCTCGACCCGGCTCACGAGGATGCCCGCGTCGGCCGGTGCGCCGAAGTGCTTGCGCAGCTCGCGGGTCATCGACGTGACCTCGACGCCGAGCTGCCCGCTGTCCCCCGCGGCGAACATCTCCACCACCGCGTGCGCGCCGCCGGGGTCGTCCTTGTCTTTTTTGGCGAACGCGGTGCCCGCGGCCAGCCCGAGCGCCGCGATGCCTGCGGCGATCCATCCGATTCGTGCCATCGCGTGTTCCTCCCTTCGTTGCGACCGCCGATGGAACCGGCGCACCGGCCCCGCTATTCCCGCGCCGGGCGTGCGCGGCCGGCCCGACCGTGGTTAGATTGCGGCCGTGACCGATCCCAGCCCCGCCCCCGCGCCGCGCCGCCGCCGCACCGCCGGCCTCGCCCTCGCGGGCATCGCCGTCGCCGCGATCGCCGCGGCCGCGGTGGCGATCGCGCGCCCGAGCGCTCCCCCGGCCGAACTGCCCGACTACGGGGAGCTGGCCGCCTTCGAACTCACGGACCAGACCGGCGCGCCGTTCGGCACCCGCGAACTCGCGGGCGCGCCGTGGATCGCGAACTTCATCTTCACGCGGTGCCCGACGGTGTGCCCCGTGTTCACCTACAAGATGGCGCGGGTGCAGGACGCGACGCGCGCCGTCGGCGACCGGCTGCGGTTGGTGTCGTTCAGCGTCGACCCGGACTACGACACGCCGGAGGTGCTGCGCGCCTATGCCGACCGGCACGGCGCGGATCCCTCGCGCTGGCGGTTCCTCACGGGCGCGCCGGACGCCGTCCGCACGACGGTGCGCGACGGCCTGAAGATGGCGATGGAGCGGGCCGGCGACGCGGGCGACGTGCCCAACATCCTGCACGGGACCCACTTCGTGCTCGTCGACGGACGGTCGCACATCCGCGGCTACTACGACTCGAACGACGCCGGCGCCGTGGACCGCCTGATCCGCGACGCGACCGCGCTCGCGCGGGACGCCCGCTGACGACGTATGATCGCCCCGCCGTCCGCGCCGCTGAGCCTGGTGTGCGGCCTCCTGATGGGCAGCGCCGACGCGATCCCGGGCGTGTCCGGCGGCACCGTCGCGCTCATCCTCGGCATCTACGAGCGGTTCATCGCGGCGCTGGCGACCGCGGTCCGCGCGCCGATGCTGATCGGCTCTCGCGACGGCCGCACCGAACTCGCGGCGGCGCTGCGGTTCCTGGTGCCGCTCGGCGCCGGCCTGCTGGCGGCCTACTACCTGGCCACGAAGCTGCTGGTCGGCCCGGCGGATGCGCCCGGCATCCTGCGCCGCCCCGACACCGCACCGGCGTGCTACGCGTTTTTCTTCGGCCTGGTCGCGCTGAGCGTGCGCGAACCGTGGCGCCGCATCGGCGCGGTGGCAGGCCGTCACTGGGCCGGCGCCGCGCTCGGCTTCGCCGCCGCCGCCGCGTTCGCCCACCTGCCCCACTACGGGGCCGAGCCGGCGCGCCCGCTGCTGGTGCTCGGCGGCGCGGGCGCGATCGCCATCATGCTGTTGCCGGGCGTGAGCGGGTCGCTGTTTCTGCTCATCATCGGCCAGTACGCGACGGTGGCCGGGGCGGTCCACGACCGCGACATCGCGGTGCTGTTGCTGTTTGCCGCCGGCATCGCGCTCGGCGTCGCGACGTTCGTGCCGGCCCTGCGGTACGTGCTGCGCCGGTACCACGACGGCGCGATGGCGACGCTCACGGGACTGATGGCGGGCTCCCTGTTCGCGCTGTGGCCGTGGAAGATCAACTACGAGCCGAAAGCCGGTCCGATGACCAACGCGGCGCCGTGGGCCACCCATCTCGGCTGGGTCGCCGTCGCGGCGATCGTCGGCGGCGCCGTCGTCGTGCTGCTCAACCGCCTCGAGCGCAAGCTCACGGAGCCCGCGTGACGCGGCCCCGGACCGACGCCGCCGGCGGCGCATCCGCTCTGGCGTCCTCCCGCGGGCCGAGATAGGCTGTCGCGGGCACGCACCATGGATGTAGCGCTCGACGTCGCGCGCCTGCTGTTCGGTGGCCTCGTCCTGTACGTGGGCGCCGAGTGGCTGGTCAAGGGGTCCGCGGGGCTGGCGCGCGCCTACGGCGTCAAGCCGCTCGTCATCGGTCTCACCGTCGTCGCGTACGGCACGTCCGCGCCCGAACTCGCGGTGAGCACGATCGCCGCCGTCGACGGCAAGCCGGCGATCGTCGTCGGCAACGTCGTCGGCTCGTGCATCGCGAACCTCGGGTTGATCCTCGGCGTCACGGCGTTGATCTCGCCACCCGCGGTCGACGCGCGGCTGATCAAGCGCGAAGTCCCGGTGCTGCTCCTGTCGGTCGCCGTCGTCCCGCTCGTCGTCTGGGCCAGCGGCATCGCGTGGTGGGAAGGCCTGCTGTTGTTTGCCGCGTCCGTCGCCTTCACCGTGTGGACCCTCAGCGTCGAAGCCGGCGTCAACGTTCCCGCCGCCGACGAGATCGAGGCGACCGCGGAGATCGCCGGCGCGCCGTCCGGCTCCGGCAAGGCCCGCATGTATGCGGTGACCGCCGCCGGCATGGCGCTGCTCATCGGTGGCGGCGACGTGTTCGTCGACGGTGCGGTCGGGGTCGCGCGCTCCCTCGGCATGACCGAGCGAGTCGTCGGCCTCACGATCATCGCGGTGGGCACGTCGCTGCCGGAACTGGCCGCGTCGCTGGTCGCGGCGCTGCGCGGCCACGCCGACATCGCCGTCGGCAACGTCGTGGGCAGCAACATCTTCAACGTGTTCCTGATCCTCGGCATCGTGCCGATGGTCCGCCACCTCGACGTATCGCTCGCATCCGTCGCCGGCGACCTGTACTTCCTTGCCGGTGTGACGTTGCTGGGCGCGTTCACCATGCGGGGCGACCGGCGCGTCACGCGGGTCGAAGGCGCGCTGCTGGCCGCCGCCTACCTCGCGTTCCTGGCGTTCGCGTTCGGCAAGACCGGATAGCCGCCCGCGCGCCAGGCGCCTCCCTCGCGTTGGCGTTCGGCAAGCGCCGAGAGCTGCCCGCGCGCCGTCGCCACCGTCGCGTTCGGCAAGACCGGATAGCCGCCCGCGCGCCAGGCGCTACAATGCCTCCGGCTCGTCGTCGTCCGGCTCCATGTGGATCGTCACGTCCGCGACGGCCGGGATGCGAGCGCGGATGGCGTCCTCGAGGTCGTGGGCGATCGCGTGCGCCCGCCGCAGAGACAGGTCGCCGTGCAGCCGGACGTGCAGGTCGAGGTGGACGTGGTGCTCCGGGCCGCGCGAGCGAATGCGGTGGCAGTCGACCACGCCCGGCACCGAGGCGGCCGCCGCGCGCACCTCGTCCGGGTCGACGGCCGCCGCGTCGACGAGCACCGCGAGGTTCCGCGTGACGATGCGCCACGCCACGTACGCGACGGCGCCGAGCACCGCCAGCGCGACCGCCGCGTCCGCCCACTGGATGCCGAACCGCGACGCCACCAGCGACGCCATCACCGCGGCGGTGACGAGCACGTCGGACGCGGTGTGCCCCGCGTCGGCGACCAGCAGCGGGCTGCCGAGCGCGCGCCCGCGCCGCGCCTCGTAGGCGGCGACGAACAGGTTGACCGCCCAGGTGCCGCCGACGACGGCGAACCCGAGCGGCGGCGCCGGCGCCACCGGCCGACCGCCGGCCAGCGCGCGGGCCGCCGTCCAACCGAACTGGAGCACGCCCGCGGCCATCACCACGCCGATCGCCGCGGCCGCGACGATCTCGAACCGCCGGTGGCCGTAGGGATGCCCCGCGTCGGCCGGCCGATCGGCGAGCCACAGGGCCACCAGACCGATGACGTTTGCCGACGCGTCGAGCACCGAGTGCAGGGCGTCCGTGCCGACCGCGAGCGACCCGGACCACCACGCGTACGCGCCCTTGGCCGCGGCCACGATCGCGTTCAGCCACAGGATGATCCAAAGAACTCTGCGGATTTGCCGGGCCCGATCGGCCCCGCCGACGCCGGACGGCGGATGCACGCGGGTATGGTACACCGCAGCGGCGGCGCCGGCGGTGCGGCGGTGCGGCGGCGCCGGCCGGCCTCCCCGCGCCTGCGGCCTCCAGTTCTCACCGGGCGAAAGATCCGGTTAGCCGCCGCGACTTGGCGGTTCGCGGTGGACCGTGTACGAACATGGACATGGTGTGGTTTCGCTGGTCCCTGTTGAGCCTCGCAGTCGTCGTGTCCACCGCCGGTCCGGCCTTGGCAGAACGGCCGCGCGGCACCTACATCCCAATCGATGAGTCGATGGCGGACGTCCGCTACGTGGACGACACCGTCATCACGCCGCAGGGCCACGGGGGGTCGCACATCCTGTACCTGAACCGCTGCCGCGGCGGCGAAACCTTCTCACCCGGCTTCAACGACTCGCGCCAGAACCGGTCGAGCATCATCGACCGGTCCTACACGTTGCCCGAGTACCCCTACGGCGACGCCAGCTTCGAGCAGGTCGCGACGTGCGTCCGCCAGTTGATGGCGCCGTTCAACATTCAGGTCGTCACCGAGGACCCGGGCCAGACGCCCCATCACGAGGCGGTCGTGTGCGGCAAGCCGACCGACCTCGGCATGCAAAACGGCGTCGGCGGCGTCGCTCCGTTCTCGTGCGGCGTCATCGAAAACTCGATCACCTACACGTTCGCCGAGGTCTACGGCGGCCAGACCCGCTTCATCTGCGAGACGATCGCGCAAGAAGCGGCGCACGGCTGGGGCCTCGACCACGAGTACCTGTGCGAAGATCCGATGACCTACCTCAGCGGCTGCGGTCCGAAGTCCTACCAGGACATCGACGCGCGGTGCGGCGAGTTCAGCGCTCGCAACTGCCAGTGCGGCGGGGCGACGCAGAACTCGTTCCGCCGAATCGCGGCGGTGTTCGGCACGGCCGATCCGACGCCCCCGTCGGTCACGATCACCGAGCCGGCGAACAACGCGACGGTCGACCCGGGCTTCGTCGTCCGCGCGGACATCACCGACGACCAGGGCATCGGCTCCGCGAGCCTGTACGTCGACGACAACCTGGTGTTGAGCTTGTCCGAACCGCCGTTCGTGTTCAACGCGCCGAACGACCTGGCGGATGGCGACCACAAGGTCGAGATCGTCGCGACCGATAGCTTTGGCGCCGAGGCGCGCGATTCCATCTTCGTGATCGTCGGCGAACCGTGCTCGAGCGCGAGCGACTGCGAGGACGGCGAGGTCTGCGTCGACGGCCGCTGCGTCGCGGGTCCGGGGACTCCCGGCGGCCTCGGCGAGGCGTGCGAGTCCGGCGCCGACTGCGCGTCCGGTCTGTGCGGGTCGGACTCGAGCGGCAACAAGGTGTGCACCGAACCGTGCGATCCGGCCGCCAACGCGTGCCCCGGCGGGTTCGAGTGCCGATCGGCCGGCGAGGCCGGCGGCGTGTGCTGGCCGGGAGCCGGCGGCGGCGGCGGCGGTTGCGGCTGCACGCTCGGCCGCGCCGGCGACGACACGGGCGGGCCGCTCGGGCTGCTGGGCCTGATCGGCGCGGTCGGCCTGGCGCTGGTGCGGCGGCGCCGCTGACCCTCGCGCCGCGCCGAGCCGCCGTGCGCTGCGGCCCCGCGCCTGGCGCCCGAACCGCGGCGGCGGTAGAACGCGGCCCATGGAGCTGAGGCAGTACGCCGAATCGATCCTCGCGGCGCGCGACCTCGCGGGCAAGCTCCGCCCGCCGCCCGACGGCTGGACGGATCGCGATCCCGGGCCCGCCGAGCGCTGGCCGGCGCCCGGGCGACCGCCGGAACTCGCCATCGTCGAGGCCGCCCGCGTCAAGGTGCCGCGCCCGGCGGGGATGTGCGACCCGCGCCAGCGGCCGCGCATCCTCCACGCGCTGGCCAACCACGAGTTGCAGGCCGTCGAGCTGTTCGCGTGGGCGCTGGTCGCGTTCCCCGACGCGCCGCCCGCGTTTCGCCGCGGCCTCGTCGCGCTGCTCGCGGACGAACAGCGGCATATGCAACTGTACATGGACCGCATCGACGCGTGCGGCGCCCGCTTCGGCGACTGGCCGGTGACCGGCTACTTCTGGCACCGCATCGACCGCGTCCGCACGCCGCTGCAGTTCGTGTGCGCCATGGGGCTCACGTTCGAGAACGCCAACCTCGACTTCGCGGCCGACTACGCCGAGGCAGCCCGCGCCGCCGGCGACACCGAAACCGCGGACGTGCTCGCCGCCATCCACCGGGACGAGATCCGCCACGTGCGCTTCGGCTGGACGTGGCTCGCGAAGCTCAAGCCGGCCGGCCAGTCGATGTGGGACGCCTACGTCGCCAACGTCGAGCCGCCCCTCGGCCCGGCGCGTGCCCGCGGGCCTCGGCTCGACGTCGACGCGCGCCGGGCCGCCGGCTTCGACGACGCGTTCATCGCCCGGCTCGCGGCCACCGCGCCGCGCAGCCCGAGCGGAAAGCCGCGGTGAGCCGGCTGATCGTCGCCAACCTCGATGCGGAGGACGCCGACCTGCCGCTGCGCGTGCGGCGAGCGGCGTCCGCCGCCGGCACCCTGTTGCGCGCGTTCGCCGAGCCGGGCGACCGGTTGTGGACGCCCCTGCCGGTCGCGCCGCGGCGGGTCCCCGACCTGCGCGTGACGCTCGTGTCCGGGCCGCTTCCGCGCGAGACGCCCGCCGTCCAGTGGCGCGCCCGCGACGCCGTCGCCGATCGCGTCAATCACCGCCGGTTCGCCTTCGACCTCGGCCCGGCGCTGCCCGGTGCGCGGTGGGTGACCGACGCGGACGCGTTCGAGCCGGCGCACGCGGCGTGGTTGCTCAAGACGCCGCAGGGGTCGGCGGGGCGCGGCCAGGTGCGGCGGCGCGTGCGCCACGTCGACGCCGAGACGCGCGCGCGCATTCGCCGGCTGATCGCGCGACACGGAGCGCTGCTGTACGAGCCGTGGGTCGATCGCGTGGCGGACTTCGGCGTCGTCGGCTACGTCACCGACGGCGGCGTGGACCTGCGGCCGCCCCACCGGCTCCTCGTCCACGCCACCTGCGCGTTCCGCGGCATCGTCCTCGACCCCGAACTGGACCGCCCCGAGCTGACGGCGGCCGCCCGGCGCGCCGGCGATGCGCTGCGCGCGGCCGGCTACCGGGGCCCGTTCGGGATCGACGCGTTCGACTGGCGCGACGCGAGCGGACAGGTGCACCTGCATCCAATGTGCGAGATCAACGCGCGGCTCACGTTCGGCCACGTGGCGTGGGCGGTCGGTGAGCCGCCGCTGGCGTTGCGGCTGTCGGTCGCCGGCGCCCGGCCGCCGGCCGGCGCGACCCCGCTGCTTTTGCCGGACGACGGCGACCCGACCTGCGCGTGGGTCGTGCGCGGGTCGCGACCGAGCCTTGACCCGCCGTGGCCGTCCCGCTAGCGTCCGGCCATGCGTTTCCCGACCCCCGTCTGGCTCGCCGTGGCGCTGGCCGCGGGTTGTTCGTCGTCCGCGCCGTCCACCCGCCGCCCGGAGGCGGCCGCGCCGGCGCACGCTCCGGCCGCGCCGGTGCACGCTCCGGCCGCGCCCCCCCTCGCCGGCATCCCCGCCGACGCCGTCGCGGCCGGCTGGATCGTGCTGCCCGCCACGCTCGGCGACCTCGCGGCCACCGGCCTGTCGCCGGAGGAGCGCGACGCGCTGCGCGCCGAGTTGCAGGACGCGCTGTCCGACGGCGCCCGGCTCGACCTCCGCGACGTCCGCTCGCTGGCGTGGTTCGCCCGCATCGGCCCGAGCGGTCCGTACGGAGCGGTCCTCGTGCGGAGCACCGCGGGAGGCGTGGAGTTCGACCCCGGCCCCCGCCGGATCGACGACGGCGTGGTGGCCACGCGGCGGGGCGACACCCTCGTGATCGGCCATCCGACGGCCGTCGACGCGGCGCTGCGCGCGCTGGCCGGCGACGAGCCGGGGTTGTCCGCCGGCGCTCCCCTCGGCGCGCTCCTGGCACGCGCGGCCGATGCGCCGGTCGCGGTGGCCGTCGCCGGTGCACCGATCCAGCCGATGCTCGCGCAGGCCGGCCTGCCCCCGATCGACTCGCTGCTGGTTCGCGCCGACCGCGACCGCCTGCGCTGGGAGATCGCCGCACCGGCCGACGTCCTCGCCCAGCTCGAGGACGAGGTCGGCGCCGCGTGGGACGAGGTGCTCGCCGAAGCCGAACAAGACCTGGCGCGCGGCAAGAGCGAAAACGGCGCGATCGCGTTCCTGGCGATCGCGTTGTCCCACCAGTATCGGCACCTGCACGCGACAACCCGGCCGCGCGTCGAGGGCGGCCGGCTGGTGAGCGACGTCCCCGTGCCGGGCATCGAGACGCCCAGCACCTGGATGATCGTCGCCGGCGCGGCGGCTGCGGTAGCGGTGCCGGCGTTCATGAAGTACATCAAGAAGTCCAAGGCGGCGGAGGCTCGGGACAACGTCAAGCGCCTCGCCGAGCTGGCCGCGCGCCGCGCCGCGTCCGGCGAGCCGCTCGTCCCCGCTCCCCTCACGCCGGCAAACCCGACCGCGTGCTGCGAGCGCTGTGACGACCCGACGGCGTGGCAGACGCCAGCGTGGCAGTCAGTGGGATTTTCGCCCGGCGGCCCTCACTACTACGCCTACGAGCTCGAGGTCGTGTCGCGCGGGACCGACTTGGAGTTCACCGCGCGCGCGGTCGGCGACCTGGACTGCGACGGCGTCTACTCGACGTTCGAGATGCCGTTCCGCCGGCAGGGAAGCGCCCCCCCGTCCGCAGCCGACTTGTTCGTCGACAACGAACTCGAGTAGCGCGCCGATCGCCTACGCGCGGCGCGCCGCGCGCACGGCCGCCACCGGGTCGCGCACGATCGCCGCCCGCGGCAACCACTGCACGCCGGGGTACTGATCGCGCACCTGGTCCACCAACGGCGACCAGTCGCACACGACGACGGCAACCGGCTCGCGCTCGAGCGCCCACACGGCCGCCAGCGGCGTGCGCG includes:
- a CDS encoding cation transporter, with the translated sequence MYHTRVHPPSGVGGADRARQIRRVLWIILWLNAIVAAAKGAYAWWSGSLAVGTDALHSVLDASANVIGLVALWLADRPADAGHPYGHRRFEIVAAAAIGVVMAAGVLQFGWTAARALAGGRPVAPAPPLGFAVVGGTWAVNLFVAAYEARRGRALGSPLLVADAGHTASDVLVTAAVMASLVASRFGIQWADAAVALAVLGAVAYVAWRIVTRNLAVLVDAAAVDPDEVRAAAASVPGVVDCHRIRSRGPEHHVHLDLHVRLHGDLSLRRAHAIAHDLEDAIRARIPAVADVTIHMEPDDDEPEAL
- a CDS encoding DUF368 domain-containing protein — its product is MIAPPSAPLSLVCGLLMGSADAIPGVSGGTVALILGIYERFIAALATAVRAPMLIGSRDGRTELAAALRFLVPLGAGLLAAYYLATKLLVGPADAPGILRRPDTAPACYAFFFGLVALSVREPWRRIGAVAGRHWAGAALGFAAAAAFAHLPHYGAEPARPLLVLGGAGAIAIMLLPGVSGSLFLLIIGQYATVAGAVHDRDIAVLLLFAAGIALGVATFVPALRYVLRRYHDGAMATLTGLMAGSLFALWPWKINYEPKAGPMTNAAPWATHLGWVAVAAIVGGAVVVLLNRLERKLTEPA
- a CDS encoding DUF455 family protein translates to MELRQYAESILAARDLAGKLRPPPDGWTDRDPGPAERWPAPGRPPELAIVEAARVKVPRPAGMCDPRQRPRILHALANHELQAVELFAWALVAFPDAPPAFRRGLVALLADEQRHMQLYMDRIDACGARFGDWPVTGYFWHRIDRVRTPLQFVCAMGLTFENANLDFAADYAEAARAAGDTETADVLAAIHRDEIRHVRFGWTWLAKLKPAGQSMWDAYVANVEPPLGPARARGPRLDVDARRAAGFDDAFIARLAATAPRSPSGKPR
- a CDS encoding sodium:calcium antiporter, encoding MDVALDVARLLFGGLVLYVGAEWLVKGSAGLARAYGVKPLVIGLTVVAYGTSAPELAVSTIAAVDGKPAIVVGNVVGSCIANLGLILGVTALISPPAVDARLIKREVPVLLLSVAVVPLVVWASGIAWWEGLLLFAASVAFTVWTLSVEAGVNVPAADEIEATAEIAGAPSGSGKARMYAVTAAGMALLIGGGDVFVDGAVGVARSLGMTERVVGLTIIAVGTSLPELAASLVAALRGHADIAVGNVVGSNIFNVFLILGIVPMVRHLDVSLASVAGDLYFLAGVTLLGAFTMRGDRRVTRVEGALLAAAYLAFLAFAFGKTG
- a CDS encoding PDZ domain-containing protein translates to MARIGWIAAGIAALGLAAGTAFAKKDKDDPGGAHAVVEMFAAGDSGQLGVEVTSMTRELRKHFGAPADAGILVSRVEPNSPAARAGVRVGDVIVAVAGKNIDTPWDVWKALSGRRKGDKVAVVVVRDGKRRALTATLQRDAVDVDKAMGAMGMGPMTKMGPGRFRFDFDGDGPGMMWFGRAFGADPDGRIDKLERRIAELEAKLCKLDKKLCD
- a CDS encoding SCO family protein gives rise to the protein MAAVTDPSPAPAPRRRRTAGLALAGIAVAAIAAAAVAIARPSAPPAELPDYGELAAFELTDQTGAPFGTRELAGAPWIANFIFTRCPTVCPVFTYKMARVQDATRAVGDRLRLVSFSVDPDYDTPEVLRAYADRHGADPSRWRFLTGAPDAVRTTVRDGLKMAMERAGDAGDVPNILHGTHFVLVDGRSHIRGYYDSNDAGAVDRLIRDATALARDAR